The window GTGGGGAGCAGAAACCCGCGGAAGTACCACCGGTGGTGGAAGACAACTCGCCGGTTACGATTCAATATTGGCATTCTCATGCTGAAGTGCAAATGCCCGCAGTCAATTACATGATTGGCGAGTTCCAGAAAAAGTATCCGAACATCACGGTTGAACCAGTGTTTCAAGGTGCCTACGTCGATTTGCATAAGAAGCTGCAAGCGGCAGTCGCGGCCAAAGATGTTCCAGCCGTCACCAATGTAGAAGTGTCGGTGCTTCCAAACTTTGCTGATAGTGGTGTGTTTGCAGATTTAAGCGGTTACATTTCACGCGATAAAGTAGACATGAACGATTTCTCCAAAGGAATGCTGCAAGCGTATTCGTACAACAATAAGCAATTCGGCTTCCCGTTAATCGTTAGTACAAGCGTGATGATTTACAACAAAACGATGCTCGATAAGCTGAATGTGAAACCGCCGCAAACATGGGCTGAAATCGAAGATTTCAATAAAAAGGTTACGGTTAAGGAAAATGGAAAAACGAGTCGGTACGCATTCTCCGTACCAGGTTGGGACACATGGTATATGGATCCGTGGGTATCTAACGGCGGTGGCGCGATACTGAGTCCAGATCATAAGAAAACGCTGCTTGATCAGCCTGAAGGTCTGAAGTGGATTCAAAACTTCGAAAGATGGACTAAAGAAGGCTCTATGCATATGGGGTACGGCAAAGGTGCTTCGGACACCATGCGCCAAATG is drawn from Paenibacillus sp. V4I7 and contains these coding sequences:
- a CDS encoding ABC transporter substrate-binding protein, with protein sequence MKITKKWFPVLAASSLMLTTAVGCSSGGEQKPAEVPPVVEDNSPVTIQYWHSHAEVQMPAVNYMIGEFQKKYPNITVEPVFQGAYVDLHKKLQAAVAAKDVPAVTNVEVSVLPNFADSGVFADLSGYISRDKVDMNDFSKGMLQAYSYNNKQFGFPLIVSTSVMIYNKTMLDKLNVKPPQTWAEIEDFNKKVTVKENGKTSRYAFSVPGWDTWYMDPWVSNGGGAILSPDHKKTLLDQPEGLKWIQNFERWTKEGSMHMGYGKGASDTMRQMFLEEKVAMVEHTSAVLKTYLQNAKFEVGVSFLPGDKERKSHIGGAGIVMMDGAPAKQKEAGWKFVKFMTAAENNIKWAEGTGYLPTHKSVLATEEGKKYFEKLPQYKAVFDNFDNVVGRPQHPTYPEFSKKYMEVVGKMLLENGDPLPLMKDAVKEINAILNES